One stretch of Roseiconus lacunae DNA includes these proteins:
- a CDS encoding BatA domain-containing protein: MFLYSALLAGFAFVAVPPLVHLINMLRHRRQRWAAMDFLLASYRKQKKWLRLRQLLLLLARIAVAAVLVAMLCGWTGGRQLLGVLGGQTTHHIVILDDSYSMADISSSGDRSTYDRALEMLTQLTQRLGGSDGNHQLTVMRASRAALAVQAGNESGDVAADISAQTILSDGGLIARIVATSASDIRTDLVPAIDLAAQLAGGMDADEQYLYIASDFRTRDWAATERIAESLRAFDTETKIRMIDCALPPERNLAVTALAPVQDVWVAGVPVVVRATVKNYSETTVSNVSLACRIIRYGDQVTTVDPSRQVSGLAESLPGLVIDSIPAGGEITKAFQVYISETGTHAIEVELPIDALSSDNRRVCTLPLSDVERVLVIDGDPEESGAYTVAAVLDPGSQVRIGAVPDIKPPAFLRSATKEMLMPYRAIYLIDLPELTEAAGIALDEYVRAGGGLAWFLGDDVRAETYNRVLLSQGRQLLPRSLGQVSELEVGGDTKTGDIMFGDTDTLLDPLRGAGDSSLSLIGVERSWTLLDKSSSDDDEPQTRFRTVLKRRDELPFVTEHTVDAGTVVTIFSEPSPEWTNWPGDPTFVPFMLLANAKLWSGASASTSRQITESLDQAFSTRDFFPEVKVALPSQSPPRTVIDMTAEIDDEAGDRAGISINPTEMLISGNVGIDEFLRPGIYEWGLMSTDGVSSVVPVATTIAGGEGDLQRAEAAEIRQALLPIEIQFLSSDDWRDQNQYAGNSTFGLAMLALLGILLASEQTLAYLASYHAKGTSPVLRGSAGMGRSVSSFGLHATGAGASAGAVSAGAADQGGPKS; the protein is encoded by the coding sequence ATGTTTTTGTATTCAGCGCTACTGGCCGGTTTCGCATTCGTCGCCGTGCCGCCGCTCGTCCATTTAATCAATATGTTGCGGCACCGACGGCAGCGTTGGGCGGCGATGGATTTTTTGTTGGCGAGTTACCGCAAACAGAAAAAATGGCTTCGTTTGCGGCAGTTATTGTTACTGCTCGCCCGCATTGCCGTCGCGGCGGTGTTGGTCGCAATGTTGTGTGGATGGACCGGTGGACGCCAACTGTTGGGTGTGCTTGGTGGCCAGACCACGCACCACATCGTAATCCTGGACGACAGTTACTCGATGGCCGATATTAGCAGTTCCGGCGACCGGTCAACTTACGATCGAGCCCTGGAAATGCTGACCCAGTTGACGCAGCGACTCGGCGGTAGCGACGGCAATCATCAATTGACCGTGATGCGAGCGAGTCGTGCCGCGCTGGCCGTACAAGCCGGAAACGAATCCGGTGACGTTGCCGCAGATATTTCGGCGCAAACAATCCTTAGTGACGGAGGACTGATCGCAAGGATTGTTGCCACCAGTGCGTCGGACATTCGTACCGACCTTGTCCCCGCGATCGACTTGGCCGCTCAATTGGCCGGCGGGATGGACGCCGACGAACAGTACCTCTATATCGCCAGCGACTTTCGGACGCGTGACTGGGCCGCGACGGAACGAATTGCCGAATCGCTTCGTGCCTTCGATACCGAAACCAAGATCCGCATGATCGATTGCGCGCTCCCGCCAGAAAGAAACTTGGCCGTCACCGCACTCGCGCCCGTTCAAGACGTTTGGGTTGCCGGGGTTCCGGTGGTGGTACGTGCAACCGTCAAGAACTATTCCGAAACGACGGTCAGCAACGTCTCGCTGGCGTGCCGAATCATCCGGTATGGCGATCAAGTCACCACAGTCGATCCGTCTCGCCAAGTGAGTGGATTAGCCGAGTCATTGCCCGGTTTGGTGATCGATTCGATCCCGGCGGGTGGTGAAATCACCAAAGCGTTTCAGGTCTACATCAGTGAAACCGGAACCCATGCGATCGAAGTTGAATTGCCGATCGATGCGTTGTCATCGGACAATCGCAGGGTGTGCACGTTGCCGCTATCCGATGTCGAACGCGTCCTCGTGATCGACGGGGATCCGGAAGAATCCGGCGCGTACACGGTCGCGGCGGTCTTGGATCCTGGCAGCCAAGTTCGCATCGGTGCGGTTCCCGATATAAAACCGCCGGCATTCTTGCGCAGTGCGACCAAGGAAATGCTGATGCCCTATCGCGCGATTTACTTGATCGATTTGCCCGAACTCACCGAAGCCGCCGGGATCGCGCTTGACGAGTATGTCCGCGCCGGCGGTGGTTTGGCTTGGTTCCTGGGAGATGACGTACGGGCCGAGACATATAATCGCGTCTTGCTTTCTCAGGGACGTCAGTTGTTACCTCGGTCGCTCGGTCAAGTCAGTGAACTTGAGGTCGGTGGTGACACCAAAACTGGCGATATCATGTTCGGCGATACTGATACGTTGCTCGATCCTCTTCGAGGGGCGGGGGATTCATCGCTATCATTGATCGGCGTCGAACGGAGTTGGACGCTGCTCGATAAGTCGTCGTCAGATGACGATGAACCACAAACTCGATTTCGAACGGTCCTCAAACGGCGTGATGAGTTACCCTTTGTCACCGAACACACCGTTGATGCTGGAACCGTCGTGACGATTTTTTCCGAACCCAGCCCGGAGTGGACCAATTGGCCGGGTGATCCGACCTTTGTCCCGTTCATGCTGTTGGCCAACGCCAAACTCTGGAGCGGCGCGTCCGCTTCGACGTCGCGGCAGATCACCGAATCTCTAGACCAAGCGTTTTCGACACGCGACTTCTTTCCGGAAGTCAAAGTTGCGCTCCCCAGCCAATCGCCGCCCCGAACGGTGATCGATATGACGGCGGAGATCGACGACGAAGCTGGTGATCGGGCCGGCATTTCAATCAACCCCACGGAGATGTTGATTTCAGGTAACGTCGGGATCGATGAATTTCTGCGGCCGGGAATTTACGAGTGGGGGTTAATGTCGACCGATGGGGTAAGTTCCGTCGTGCCAGTGGCGACCACCATCGCCGGCGGTGAAGGCGATTTGCAACGCGCCGAGGCTGCTGAAATTCGACAGGCGTTGCTTCCGATCGAAATCCAATTTTTGTCCAGTGATGATTGGCGTGACCAAAATCAGTATGCCGGGAACTCGACTTTTGGTTTGGCGATGCTCGCGCTACTTGGCATTCTGCTTGCCAGCGAACAAACCCTCGCCTACTTGGCCAGTTATCACGCCAAGGGGACCTCGCCGGTGCTGCGAGGGTCCGCTGGGATGGGGCGCTCGGTGAGCAGTTTTGGTTTGCATGCGACCGGTGCCGGTGCGTCCGCCGGTGCAGTGTCCGCCGGTGCAGCGGATCAGGGAGGGCCGAAGTCATGA
- a CDS encoding VWA domain-containing protein, with translation MNESASNQIVFEFARASLIDGWWWWALLIASLALLIGGCVRFYRRDTDELSAPVRTTLIFLRLVTVVALIFFFFDLQRRTQREIVRPSEVVVLVDTSQSMSLAESDEPGSESRIARVTDLLEEKKLSEKLGDQHRVSVYAFGETPEPILLEARGLDQPATMSAGEPEEEGAIAEGSASRSISTPVMIGLLLVGVSLLAGMASLIVGAFGKVSGFGKSGGTVNSGGSRSDSISAASPLGWLLLVSAVTLFGGIIVSGGAYSVRTGQTFRSMIGLAEGDKSADSEDGSDTDEADRELPESIKVLDWSEAIAASASQSRISDAIASVLASHDPTTLAGIVLLTDGQNNGGTNVASAMSLAKRSEIAVYPIGLGSSEPPTNIRVVDLDAPKRVYPEDKFAVSAVLQATGGKQIKVDVQLLDALDQSGGDDESNLPTDVVDTQNVTLDGDGGLIGVKFELEPESVGRRRLAIRVVAPPNDQNDQDNVRDARYEVVTRKLRVMVIAGGPTREYRFVRNLLFREKSIRLDAWLQSGQPGMSQDADALLTEFPSTAAELFEYDAITMFDPDWTRFSAEQLELLDRWVSSQAGGMIIVGGPVYHPQWLRLRTDPRVAQIAGFYPVTFSSRGLISSGGREGGEASWPIEFTAESRRAEFLWVTDQPASSFEAWDSFGGVYDYVGVRAAKPVAKVYGYFSDPSTRISESLPVYLASQFYGAGRVFFQGSGEMWRMRRESVSYFDSYYTKLVRWVSEGRLLRDSNRGLLLVDNPRAMVGDTIAVRAVLTDAQFEPLTVSEVKATLLVPQGAPQEIRLTPVEGEARPGTYSGRFVVRQPGDHELQLTLGDALEEVVLRQNVAVRLPTVELERPQRNDRSLGELADATGGEYWRLETPADHQSIVGTIVETIRPQPQLTVLPGTPDSIFTLRRNAVLLWLIASMLTMEWVIRRLHRLA, from the coding sequence ATGAACGAATCAGCCTCCAACCAAATCGTTTTCGAATTCGCGCGAGCCAGCTTGATCGACGGCTGGTGGTGGTGGGCGTTGTTGATCGCCTCGCTGGCATTGCTGATCGGAGGCTGTGTGCGGTTTTATCGTCGCGATACCGACGAACTTAGTGCGCCCGTCCGAACGACCTTGATTTTCTTGCGTTTGGTGACCGTCGTCGCGTTGATCTTTTTCTTTTTCGATCTTCAACGGCGGACGCAACGTGAAATCGTTCGCCCCAGTGAAGTCGTCGTGTTGGTCGATACAAGCCAGAGTATGTCGTTGGCGGAGTCGGACGAACCGGGAAGTGAAAGCCGGATCGCACGCGTGACCGATCTACTGGAAGAGAAGAAGTTAAGCGAGAAGCTTGGCGATCAGCACCGCGTCAGTGTGTATGCGTTTGGAGAAACGCCCGAACCGATCTTACTGGAAGCACGTGGATTAGATCAGCCGGCGACGATGTCAGCAGGCGAACCCGAGGAGGAAGGTGCGATTGCCGAAGGTTCCGCGTCCCGATCGATCTCGACCCCCGTGATGATTGGCCTATTGCTTGTCGGGGTGTCATTGCTGGCGGGGATGGCATCGCTCATCGTCGGTGCGTTCGGAAAAGTGAGCGGGTTCGGAAAGTCGGGGGGCACGGTGAATTCGGGCGGTTCACGATCTGATTCCATTTCCGCGGCAAGCCCGCTCGGTTGGCTGTTGCTTGTTTCTGCCGTAACGCTATTCGGCGGAATTATCGTGTCAGGCGGTGCCTACAGTGTTCGCACGGGGCAAACCTTTCGGTCAATGATCGGTTTGGCCGAGGGCGACAAATCCGCCGACTCGGAGGACGGTTCGGACACGGATGAGGCGGATCGGGAACTTCCCGAGTCGATTAAGGTCCTCGACTGGAGTGAAGCGATAGCCGCCTCGGCTTCGCAAAGCCGAATCAGCGACGCGATCGCAAGCGTCTTAGCTAGCCATGATCCAACCACATTGGCCGGGATTGTGTTGCTGACCGATGGTCAAAACAACGGCGGTACGAATGTCGCTTCGGCGATGTCGCTCGCCAAACGAAGCGAGATCGCCGTGTATCCGATCGGCTTGGGAAGCAGCGAACCGCCGACTAATATTCGGGTCGTTGATCTTGATGCACCCAAACGCGTTTATCCCGAAGATAAGTTTGCCGTTTCCGCGGTGCTGCAAGCCACCGGCGGTAAGCAAATCAAAGTCGACGTTCAGTTGCTCGACGCACTTGATCAATCCGGTGGTGATGACGAATCAAATCTTCCGACCGATGTCGTTGACACACAGAACGTGACGCTCGATGGCGACGGCGGGTTGATCGGGGTGAAGTTCGAACTCGAACCTGAATCGGTGGGCCGTCGACGACTGGCGATCCGTGTCGTCGCACCGCCGAACGATCAGAACGACCAAGACAACGTGCGTGATGCCCGCTATGAAGTCGTTACCAGAAAGTTACGTGTGATGGTAATCGCCGGTGGGCCGACGCGAGAGTATCGCTTTGTTCGCAACTTGCTGTTTCGCGAAAAGTCGATCCGGCTTGACGCTTGGTTGCAATCGGGACAACCCGGGATGAGCCAAGACGCCGACGCATTGTTGACGGAGTTTCCCAGCACCGCGGCGGAATTGTTCGAGTATGACGCGATCACGATGTTCGATCCCGACTGGACTCGTTTTTCCGCCGAGCAACTCGAACTACTCGACCGCTGGGTTTCGTCGCAAGCCGGCGGCATGATCATCGTCGGTGGTCCCGTCTATCATCCGCAATGGTTGCGTCTGCGTACCGATCCGCGCGTCGCACAGATTGCGGGCTTCTATCCGGTAACTTTTTCCAGCCGCGGTTTAATCTCTAGCGGTGGACGCGAAGGCGGTGAAGCGTCTTGGCCGATTGAGTTTACGGCTGAATCGCGGCGCGCGGAGTTTCTCTGGGTGACCGATCAGCCGGCCAGCAGTTTCGAAGCATGGGATTCGTTCGGTGGGGTTTACGATTATGTCGGAGTCCGCGCGGCCAAGCCGGTGGCAAAAGTCTATGGCTACTTCTCCGATCCCTCGACACGGATTTCCGAATCATTGCCGGTTTACTTGGCTAGCCAGTTTTACGGTGCCGGGCGGGTATTCTTTCAAGGCAGCGGAGAGATGTGGCGGATGCGCCGCGAAAGTGTTTCGTATTTTGACAGTTATTACACCAAGCTTGTCCGCTGGGTGAGCGAAGGACGATTGTTGCGGGACAGCAATCGTGGGCTGTTGTTGGTTGACAACCCACGCGCAATGGTCGGCGACACGATCGCAGTCCGAGCGGTGTTGACCGATGCACAATTCGAACCGCTGACCGTTAGTGAAGTCAAAGCGACGTTGCTGGTTCCCCAGGGGGCACCGCAAGAGATTCGATTGACGCCGGTCGAAGGCGAGGCCCGTCCGGGAACCTATTCGGGACGATTCGTCGTCCGGCAACCCGGCGACCATGAGCTGCAATTAACACTCGGTGATGCGCTCGAAGAAGTCGTCTTACGTCAAAACGTCGCCGTACGATTGCCCACCGTCGAACTCGAGCGGCCGCAACGAAATGACCGGTCCTTGGGCGAACTTGCTGATGCGACCGGTGGCGAATACTGGCGGCTCGAAACCCCAGCAGATCACCAATCGATCGTGGGAACCATCGTCGAAACGATTCGACCCCAGCCGCAATTGACCGTCTTGCCGGGCACTCCCGATAGTATTTTTACGCTGAGACGAAACGCGGTCTTGCTGTGGTTGATCGCCAGCATGTTGACCATGGAATGGGTGATCCGGAGACTACACCGACTGGCTTAG
- a CDS encoding polyketide synthase, with the protein MLDPKVQSLLDSLRGRIRRYVIWDSLLAIAAIVLAAFWIGLLIDYVPVTLGGDEMPRSARSVLLVAVGFVVLLVTTRMLLSRLNRPLPDDSLALLVERQHQSLGGRLVTAVQLSQPGRSGDTHSAELLKRVREEAAAEIDRVDPKRVFRSEPLVKKAMIVVPLLLMMLGFAIFSPSAFGRAAARLTLLSDAKWPRRANLEMVGIELQAISAAASADEQTIRLEFEEQSIRLPIGSNPTLRVQANAEDFEVPTVCTLYYETESGTRGQSNFRRVGRVRDGFQAFVLDGPPLSNLGESFTFSIQGLDDRLNDFRVEAVAPPAITEMKVRVRYPDYLRQSSTTGQTGEIDFETEYQAGLRISEGSDVILEATTSGPIGAVDASLEFQGKEHDPESIEIAEDRRSFRVRLDDFRDPTAIRLVPAGPDGISAQAPFRYFVGAIVDEPPSVNLKIAGIQAAITPIALLPLECDVKDDYGVYSLTANVGRTNAQTAEQESPEADASAAAEADRNQEDKQSTLTVEMDPDRDGQASTEIDLRELTNSEVIAPLEPGDSISVYAEAKDGFNLDGTHLTTSEIFRLQVVTPEELLTLLERRELGLRTRLEQTVTETQGLRDQLAKFKVEGFEFDTPTETDSEAGASGEQSRSRQLQILRLRIQQSGLQASKTSQELVGIAESLDDLLREMTNNRIDSKDRQERLGSGVRDPLRAVVDGSMQDLMAAIDAIELTADSPEKAANNTDKSIAAADKVLLELTAVLEKMLDLESYNELLDLVRGLIQDQEALQEETKEQRKNAIKSLFD; encoded by the coding sequence ATGCTTGATCCCAAAGTCCAATCGCTACTCGATTCACTGCGCGGGCGGATTCGTCGCTACGTCATCTGGGATTCATTGTTGGCGATCGCCGCGATCGTGTTGGCAGCCTTTTGGATTGGCTTGCTGATCGACTACGTTCCCGTGACACTCGGCGGTGATGAAATGCCGCGTTCGGCTCGTAGTGTCCTATTGGTCGCCGTCGGATTCGTTGTCCTGCTGGTGACCACGCGTATGCTTCTGTCGCGTCTTAATCGCCCGCTACCGGACGACAGTCTGGCGTTGCTCGTCGAACGTCAGCATCAATCTCTTGGTGGCCGGCTTGTTACCGCGGTCCAACTTTCACAACCGGGACGGTCGGGCGACACACACTCTGCGGAACTATTGAAACGGGTTCGCGAAGAGGCGGCTGCTGAAATCGATCGCGTCGATCCGAAGCGAGTCTTTCGATCGGAGCCGTTGGTGAAGAAGGCGATGATTGTCGTCCCGCTGTTGTTGATGATGTTGGGGTTTGCGATCTTTAGTCCCTCGGCATTCGGCCGAGCCGCGGCACGGTTGACGTTACTTTCGGACGCCAAATGGCCGCGGCGAGCCAACTTGGAAATGGTTGGAATCGAGCTGCAAGCGATATCGGCAGCCGCTTCGGCGGACGAGCAAACGATCCGATTGGAGTTCGAAGAACAATCGATTCGGTTACCGATTGGAAGCAATCCGACGCTTCGTGTCCAAGCGAACGCAGAGGACTTCGAAGTCCCGACAGTTTGCACGCTGTACTATGAAACCGAAAGCGGGACGCGTGGCCAATCAAACTTTCGTCGCGTCGGACGCGTTCGTGATGGCTTTCAAGCGTTCGTCCTTGATGGCCCGCCGCTGAGTAACTTGGGGGAATCGTTTACGTTTTCAATCCAAGGGTTGGATGATCGATTGAACGATTTTCGTGTCGAAGCCGTCGCCCCGCCTGCGATCACGGAGATGAAAGTTCGTGTTCGGTATCCCGACTATTTGCGTCAATCTTCGACGACCGGCCAGACCGGTGAAATCGATTTCGAAACTGAGTACCAAGCCGGGCTACGAATTAGCGAAGGTAGCGACGTGATCCTCGAAGCTACAACGAGTGGTCCGATCGGAGCGGTCGATGCTTCCCTTGAATTTCAGGGCAAAGAGCATGACCCGGAGTCTATCGAGATCGCTGAGGATCGACGATCATTCCGCGTTCGATTGGATGATTTCCGCGACCCGACTGCCATTCGTCTGGTCCCCGCCGGCCCAGACGGGATCAGTGCTCAAGCCCCTTTTCGATACTTCGTTGGCGCGATCGTTGACGAACCGCCCAGCGTGAATCTAAAGATTGCCGGAATCCAAGCCGCGATCACTCCGATTGCCCTGCTCCCGCTCGAATGCGATGTCAAGGATGACTACGGCGTCTATTCGCTGACCGCCAACGTCGGCCGCACGAACGCTCAAACGGCAGAACAAGAGTCGCCGGAAGCAGATGCATCAGCAGCGGCGGAAGCCGATCGGAACCAGGAAGACAAACAATCGACATTGACGGTCGAAATGGACCCGGATCGTGACGGGCAGGCGAGCACGGAGATCGATCTCCGGGAATTGACGAACTCCGAAGTCATCGCGCCACTTGAGCCGGGTGACTCGATTAGTGTTTACGCAGAAGCCAAAGATGGTTTCAATTTAGATGGAACACATTTGACGACCAGCGAGATATTTCGATTGCAGGTCGTCACTCCGGAAGAATTGCTCACGCTGCTAGAGCGACGCGAGCTTGGGTTACGCACCCGATTGGAGCAGACGGTGACTGAAACGCAGGGACTTCGTGACCAACTGGCAAAATTCAAAGTCGAAGGCTTTGAATTTGACACCCCCACTGAAACGGACTCCGAAGCCGGAGCGAGCGGGGAGCAATCCCGGTCGCGACAACTGCAGATCCTACGCCTTCGCATCCAGCAGAGTGGTTTGCAAGCAAGTAAGACTTCGCAAGAACTGGTCGGAATCGCCGAGTCACTTGACGATTTGTTGCGCGAAATGACGAACAACCGTATCGATTCCAAAGACCGGCAGGAGCGCCTGGGGAGTGGGGTGCGCGATCCACTGCGGGCCGTCGTGGATGGTTCGATGCAGGATCTGATGGCGGCGATTGACGCGATTGAGTTGACCGCGGAC